The following are encoded together in the Kwoniella europaea PYCC6329 chromosome 1, complete sequence genome:
- a CDS encoding protein CFT1: MHAFHQTLLPPSSIHHSLFLSNFTPSTIYPLPKPVNDTVPDAKVIGNLIVAGGENLRVFEIREFQQYPNIEQIQNGNAEGDEEMEEGEERLGDGFFDDGHSKRDPVKLETRRKLHLLAQYELNGTITGLSALRTIESSVDGLDRLLVSFEHAKMALLEWSRGSISTVSLHTYERCSQMISGDLQTYVPMLRTDPLSRLAVLSLPEDSLAVLPVLQEQSELDLIEGYARDVPYSPSFVLSLSDVSPKLKNLQDLLFLPGFHSPTLALLYSPLHTWSGRYQSIKDNFCLEIRTIDLSSGGTYPLLTSVTGLPSDSLYLVACPAQLGGVILVTSTGLVHIDQSGRVVGTSVNAWWSYATALKSDHQSESRKLSLEGSKCLFVNERDMLLILQNGDTHQVRFEMDGRNVGQIKIDESSSTVPPPSSVVIAGDKALFVGSAEGDSLLGKINEDREVLLNGDQSVKKEEVKDDMDVDWDEDLYGDMNDPSNAGLANGHQKENTGPAKISVSTYDVLEGVGKIMDIEFGIAATDQGTRTYPQLVAISGGSKKSTLNVFRRGIPITKRRRFNELSSSEAVWFLPIDRPSAQKFKDIPDSERTTMLFSTERNATRIFALSNKANPEQIGRIDGQTIETLNAADANQVNGQASTSRSNAIKQGQQSRMQLTQQQIKRLQEQEPAISVDAPSMETAMNASKGTQWLSLLTDRGELQIRSLPDLKIVLQSDGLGSSAPTFTDDLVDGVLKDEEIEDEVKQMVFCPVGKGNVRPHLLALHQSGRLNAYEAQPRFTVDSSSQTRRSLAVRFRKVHTQLLPISGGSTKLPYTIIPFNEIEGITGAFITGEKPHWIVSSDAHPLRTYALKQAAMSFGKTTHLGGKGEYFIRIEDGSFICYLPPTLNTDFAIPCDRYDMDRVYTSIAFDPTSAQYVGAASITVPFQAYDEEGEIQIGPEGENLIPPTNQRSTLELFSQGSDPWRVIDGYDFDQNEEVLCLESVTLESPGGDGGFRDFIAVGTGFNFGEDRATRGNTYIFEIVETVGKAGKAAGSGWILKLRAKDPARNPVSAISHINGYLLNSNGPKIYVKGFDDDQQLMGLAFLDVQIYATSIKVFKNFILVSDLYKSFWFVSLQEDPYKLTTISKDLQPVSPVVTDFLVHEGQLTFISNDREGNMRMLDFDPTDPDSLNGERVLLRTEYHTGAPVTTSKVIARRKTAEEEYAPQTQIIYATADGALTTLVSVKPARFKRLQLVSDQLVRNAQHVAGLNPKAFRTVQNDLLPKPLSKGILDGTLLSHFALQPLNRQKEMMRQIGTDAVTVASDIAALGGFW; this comes from the exons ATGCACGCATTCCACCAAACCCTCCTtcccccttcttcaatccacCATTCGTTGTTCCTATCGAACTTCACCCCATCTACGATCTACCCTCTGCCCAAACCGGTCAACGACACCGTACCAGATGCCAAGGTGATAGGGAATCTGATCGTAGCTGGAGGAGAGAACTTGAGGGTATTCGAAATCAGAGAATTCCAGCAATACCCGAATATAGAACAAATACAAAATGGCAATGCGGAAGGGGacgaggagatggaagaaggtgaagagaggcTGGGTGATGGATTCTTCGATGATGGTCATTCAAAG AGAGATCCCGTTAAATTGGAAACACGAAGGAAATTACACTTGTTAGCTCAGTATGAGCTGAATGGGACTATAACTGGGTTATCTGCTTTGAGAACGATAGAAAGCAGTGTAGATGGGTTGGATAGGTTGTTGGTATCGTTCGAACATGCCAAG ATGGCCCTCCTCGAATGGTCAAGAGGCTCAATATCAACAGTTTCCTTGCACACTTACGAAAGATGCTCTCAGATGATATCAGGGGATTTACAGACTTACGTGCCGATGTTAAGGACGGACCCCCTATCTAGATTGGCAGTTCTTAGTCTGCCAGAAGATAGTCTGGCGGTACTGCCGGTCTTGCAAGAACAGTCGGAATTGGACTTGATAGAAGGGTATGCTCG TGACGTTCCGTACTCCCCTTCGTTTGTCTTATCCCTCTCCGATGTCTCGCCGAAACTCAAAAACTTGCAAGATCTCCTGTTCCTTCCAGGATTCCACTCGCCTACGCTTGCCCTCCTCTACTCTCCATTACATACCTGGTCAGGAAGgtatcaatccatcaaagaTAACTTCTGTCTCGAAATTCGTACTATCGATCTCAGTTCCGGTGGAACTTACCCTCTGCTCACATCGGTAACCGGACTACCTAGTGATTCGCTATATCTCGTAGCGTGTCCGGCTCAACTTGGAGGTGTGATATTAGTAACTTCGACAGGTCTAGTACATATCGACCAATCGGGACGTGTGGTCGGTACGTCGGTGAATGCATGGTGGAGCTACGCGACAGCCCTCAAATCAGATCACCAATCTGAATCTAGGAAACTATCACTGGAAGGATCTAAATGCTTGTTCGTGAATGAAAGAGATATGTTGTTGATCTTGCAGAATGGTGATACACACCAAGTTAGATTCGAGATGGATGGCAGGAATGTTGGACAGATTAAAATTGATGAATCGTCGAGTACGGTCCCGCCGCCCTCGAGTGTGGTCATAGCGGGCGATAAAGCGTTGTTTGTTGGTAGTGCAGAAGGTGATTCCCTCTTGGGTAAGATCAATGAGGATAGAGAAGTTTTGTTGAATGGCGATCAGAGcgtgaagaaagaggaagtgaaagatgatatggacgttgattgggatgaag ACCTCTACGGCGATATGAACGATCCTTCGAATGCTGGGCTAGCGAATGGTCATCAGAAAGAGAACACTGGACCTGCTAAGATATCCGTATCCACCTATGACGTACTGGAAGGTGTAGGCAAGATCATGGATATCGAGTTTGGGATAGCAGCGACGGATCAAGGG ACTCGGACATATCCTCAGCTCGTGGCGATAAGTGGTGGAAGCAAGAAATCTACTTTGAATGTATTCAGA CGTGGTATCCCCATCACCAAACGACGTCGATTCAATGAGTTATCGTCCTCAGAAGCGGTGTGGTTCCTTCCGATTGATCGACCTTCAGCCCAAAAGTTCAAGGATATACCGGATTCAGAACGTACAACAATGTTATTCAGCACGGAACGGAATGCTACACGA ATTTTTGCATTGTCGAACAAAGCCAATCCTGAACAGATTGGTAGAATAGACGGTCAAACAATCGAAACACTCAATGCAGCAGATGCCAACCAGGTCAATGGACAAGCTTCGACATCTCGATCAAATGCTATCAAACAAGGTCAACAATCACGAATGCAATTGACCCAACAACAGATCAAGCGACTTCAAGAGCAAGAACCAGCAATTTCAGTCGACGCTCCAAGTATGGAAACCGCCATGAATGCTTCTAAGGGTACACAGTGGTTGTCCCTCCTGACCGATAGAGGGGAACTACAGATACGCTCACTGCCTGACCTGAAGATAGTGCTTCAGTCTGATGGCTTGGGATCATCTGCGCCCACTTTCACCGATGATTTAGTCGATGGAGTGTTGAAGGACGAAGAGATAGAGGACGAGGTCAAGCAAATGGTCTTTTGTCCCGTTGGTAAGGGAAATGTCCGACCTCATCTATTG GCACTGCATCAATCCGGACGATTGAATGCATATGAAGCTCAACCTAGATTCACGGTAGATTCGTCGAGTCAAACTCGACGTTCATTGGCTGTCAGATTCCGCAAAGTACACACTCAACTATTACCTATCTCAGGTGGATCAACCAAATTGCCTTATACGATCATACCATTCAACGAAATTGAGGGTATAACCGGTGCTTTTATTACGGGAGAGAAGCCTCATTGGATTGTATCGAGTGATGCCCATCCGCTGAGAACATATGCGTTGAAACAAGCTGCAATGTCTTTTGGTAAGACTACTCATCTGggtgggaaaggtgaatACTTCATTAGGATcgaagat GGCTCTTTCATTTGTTATCTCCCACCTACCTTGAATACGGACTTCGCGATTCCATGTGATCGGTATGATATGGATAGAGTGTATACATCCATTGCATTTGATCCTACTTCCGCTCAGTACGTTGGTGCTGCAAGTATAACAGTACCTTTCCAAGCgtatgatgaagagggtgagaTACAGATAGGTCCTGAAG GTGAAAATCTCATACCTCCTACCAATCAACGATCCACTCTGGAGCTTTTTTCACAGGGCTCTGACCCATGGCGAGTCATCGATGGATACGATTTTGACCAGAACGAGGAAGTGCTTTGTCTCGAAAGCGTCACTCTCGAATCTCCTGGTGGAGACGGTGGCTTCAGGGATTTCATAGCTGTTGGAACTGGATTCAATTTTGGTGAAGATAGAGCTACAAGAGGtaat ACTTACATATTCGAAATTGTGGAAACCGTCGGGAAAGCTGGTAAAGCCGCTGGATCAGGTTGGATCTTGAAGTTGAGGGCGAAAGATCCAGCTAGAAATCCAGTATCGGCAATAAGTCACATTAATGGTTATCTGCTGAACTCGAATGGTCCGAAG ATATACGTGAAAGGTTTCGACGATGATCAGCAACTCATGGGTCTCGCCTTTTTAGATGTACAGATCTACGCTACCAGTATCAAAGTTTTCAAGAACTTTATACTGGTCAGTGATCTGTATAAGAGTTTCTGGTTTGTATCGTTACAG GAGGACCCATATAAACTCACGACGATCAGTAAAGACCTGCAGCCTGTCTCACCTGTCGTGACTGATTTCCTTGTCCATGAGGGACAGTTAACATTCATCTCGAACGATAGAGAGGGGAATATGAGAATGCTAGATTTCGATCCTACTG ATCCCGATTCGCTGAATGGAGAAAGGGTATTGCTCAGAACAGAATATCATACGGGTGCTCCTGTGACTACTTCCAAGGTCATCGCTAGACGTAAGACTGCTGAAGAGGAGTATGCACCGCAGACGCAGATCATTTATG CCACAGCAGATGGAGCTTTGACGACATTGGTATCCGTCAAGCCGGCGCGATTTAAGCGATTACAGCTGGTGTCGGATCAATTGGTCAGGAATGCTCAGCATGTAGCTGGATTGAACCCCAAGGCTTTCAG AACCGTCCAAAATGACCTCTTACCCAAACCATTATCAAAAGGTATCTTAGATGGTACACTCCTATCTCACTTCGCACTTCAGCCGTTGAATAGACAGAAGGAAATGATGAGACAGATTGGTACGGATGCTGTCACTGTTGCTAGTGATATAGCTGCTTTGGGAGGGTTTTGGTAG